From a single Verrucomicrobiota bacterium genomic region:
- a CDS encoding tetratricopeptide repeat protein produces MPDKEKPVRIFLAFAVFVLGTSALTAAESVETFAEAMQRVTDALSVSDCDKALEGLRDALPLAETPEQRFGVCEVTGLMLSGKGRYAEAREAFRKALGIADLDLDSRLKAYSYLAETWEEEGKHAEARAIYSQALHESHPTWRCSLLSAIAFTWREEGEYEKAKEVYAELLKLAKTQHASRWVAITHRSIGHVLAEQEEFAAALEAYEQAARVDVTGEFRPSLCLAVGRALIGLKRYADAKLVLSAVIEDELVPIRNSAWMLIADALEGEGKVAEATRLRETTPQGKPPEFDPTAHFAYMEKCRAVLFLTIGNFYLDQGAKDKAYRALIETADRDSAPLGYRQKAYAYLDYLDAMD; encoded by the coding sequence ATGCCCGACAAGGAGAAGCCTGTGCGGATATTTCTCGCATTCGCTGTGTTCGTTCTCGGCACGTCTGCTCTAACCGCTGCTGAATCCGTGGAGACTTTTGCCGAGGCAATGCAGAGAGTTACCGATGCCTTGTCTGTGAGCGACTGTGACAAGGCCCTCGAAGGTCTTCGCGATGCTTTGCCGCTCGCGGAGACACCCGAGCAGCGTTTCGGTGTTTGTGAGGTTACCGGTTTGATGCTTAGCGGGAAGGGCCGCTACGCTGAAGCGCGTGAGGCCTTCCGTAAGGCACTTGGAATCGCCGACCTCGATCTCGACAGTCGTCTCAAGGCCTATTCTTATCTCGCTGAGACGTGGGAGGAAGAAGGAAAGCATGCTGAAGCCCGAGCCATCTACTCTCAGGCGCTGCACGAGTCGCATCCGACGTGGCGATGCTCCCTGTTGTCGGCGATCGCCTTCACGTGGCGCGAAGAGGGCGAATACGAGAAGGCCAAAGAAGTCTACGCTGAGCTTCTGAAGCTGGCGAAGACACAGCATGCTTCTCGATGGGTCGCCATTACACACCGCTCCATCGGCCATGTCCTCGCTGAACAGGAGGAATTCGCCGCGGCACTCGAAGCCTATGAGCAAGCGGCGCGTGTTGACGTCACCGGAGAGTTCAGGCCTTCCTTGTGTCTTGCCGTGGGACGAGCGTTGATCGGCCTCAAGCGATACGCTGATGCAAAGCTCGTTCTTTCAGCGGTGATCGAAGATGAGCTTGTGCCTATCAGAAACAGCGCGTGGATGCTGATCGCTGATGCTCTTGAGGGTGAGGGGAAGGTGGCTGAGGCAACACGGCTGCGAGAGACAACGCCACAAGGGAAGCCGCCCGAGTTTGATCCCACGGCCCACTTCGCCTACATGGAGAAATGCCGAGCAGTCTTGTTCTTGACCATAGGCAACTTCTATCTCGATCAGGGCGCTAAGGATAAGGCGTATAGAGCGCTTATAGAAACCGCTGATAGGGACTCGGCCCCGCTGGGATATCGCCAGAAGGCTTACGCGTATCTCGACTATCTCGACGCAATGGACTGA
- a CDS encoding cellulase family glycosylhydrolase encodes MKRVRSYLSTVALIAVLFASCTTGPGDGKDATVPYRTETFAVLDDFEADSAWVIESAENHGLVEYTGDHFTSGDRALKVTAFKMGRLKTAVRKEVDYDLSAVTRLKIDIYNAAGEPVDFAFAFKVRDSDRYFETVPYKLQPGANDGVVFPLDRKTFKPLDGKETYDHWLRGRAEVTRVILIFHEGANFQNEFFVDNLRCDRPYQTVSRGMRPRILNVLPLARTVGLCRRVEVKVDFEGPFSNPFDRDDVAVYAVVQTPSGAQETIYGFLYGYDRARDKYDWRIRYAPREFGAHSYDVHVRTGRGESVSGSFALTVVDDGAPGFIGVSAADRTMFEYTRGRFYYPFGQNICWASDYDYYFAKMHDYGGNWARIWMCPWNLRLEGKDGPGLYDLKVASELDRIVELAEEYGIGIQLVFDYHGLVNDDWKSNPYNVVNGGPCTLAEEFWIHGDAKRFYRKRLEYIVARWGASANIFAWELFNEVDLTRRSNDNDVVAWHQEMGCHLRDIDPYNHLVTTSTAGRDRLTALWDLGAIDFTQAHFYADEVYDRVSENWRTYRTFGKPYFVGEFGRGTLPRDDQVDPRGILLSAGLWLAATTPAAGNAMPWWWDTHIDPNDLYKRFAPVARFLDGVDRRGRHDEFLEREITIAPGRTVRMQGIADRTSAFVYVYDAERIRVPDEAKLRDALPRSFVLTLDGMLGGDYAIEIVRAESGVVAQTLQATADAGRLSIDLPQSHEPLAIKVTRVGALPVQIDLVPQDE; translated from the coding sequence ATGAAACGTGTCAGATCCTACCTTAGCACTGTCGCTCTAATCGCTGTCCTGTTCGCGTCTTGCACCACCGGCCCAGGCGACGGCAAGGACGCCACGGTGCCCTACCGCACCGAGACCTTCGCCGTACTTGACGATTTCGAGGCCGATTCGGCCTGGGTGATCGAGAGCGCCGAAAACCACGGCTTGGTCGAGTACACCGGTGACCACTTCACCTCAGGGGATCGGGCGCTCAAAGTGACCGCGTTCAAGATGGGCCGGCTCAAGACGGCGGTGCGCAAGGAGGTGGATTACGACCTCTCGGCGGTGACCCGGCTCAAGATTGACATCTACAATGCCGCCGGCGAGCCGGTTGACTTCGCGTTCGCCTTCAAGGTGCGCGACAGCGACCGCTACTTCGAGACCGTGCCCTACAAGCTCCAGCCCGGCGCGAACGACGGCGTTGTCTTCCCGCTGGATCGCAAGACGTTCAAGCCGCTCGACGGGAAGGAGACCTACGACCACTGGCTCCGCGGCCGCGCCGAGGTGACGCGCGTCATCCTGATCTTCCACGAGGGCGCCAACTTCCAGAACGAGTTCTTCGTCGACAACCTCCGCTGCGATCGCCCGTACCAGACCGTGAGCCGCGGCATGCGTCCGCGCATCCTCAACGTGCTGCCACTTGCGCGCACGGTTGGTCTCTGCCGGCGCGTCGAGGTCAAGGTTGATTTCGAGGGCCCGTTCAGCAACCCGTTCGACCGGGACGACGTGGCTGTCTACGCCGTGGTCCAGACGCCCTCGGGGGCGCAGGAGACGATCTACGGCTTCCTGTACGGCTACGACCGCGCGCGCGACAAGTACGATTGGCGCATCCGCTACGCACCCCGCGAGTTCGGCGCGCACTCGTATGACGTCCATGTCCGCACGGGCCGGGGCGAGTCGGTCAGCGGGTCGTTTGCGCTCACGGTTGTCGATGACGGCGCGCCCGGCTTCATAGGCGTGAGCGCCGCCGACCGAACGATGTTCGAGTATACGCGCGGGCGGTTCTATTACCCGTTCGGTCAGAACATCTGCTGGGCGTCCGACTACGATTACTACTTCGCCAAGATGCACGATTATGGCGGCAACTGGGCGCGCATCTGGATGTGCCCGTGGAATCTGAGGCTCGAGGGCAAGGACGGCCCGGGCCTTTATGATCTCAAGGTCGCCTCCGAGCTCGACCGCATCGTCGAGCTTGCCGAGGAGTACGGCATCGGCATTCAGCTCGTGTTCGACTACCACGGCCTCGTCAACGATGATTGGAAGAGCAACCCGTACAACGTCGTCAACGGCGGCCCGTGCACGCTGGCCGAGGAGTTCTGGATTCACGGCGACGCGAAACGGTTCTACAGGAAACGCCTCGAATACATCGTCGCCCGGTGGGGCGCGTCGGCCAACATCTTCGCCTGGGAGCTGTTCAACGAGGTGGACCTGACCCGGCGCTCGAACGACAACGATGTCGTCGCCTGGCACCAGGAGATGGGCTGCCACCTCAGGGACATCGATCCCTACAATCATCTCGTCACGACGAGCACCGCCGGTCGCGACCGCCTCACCGCGCTCTGGGACCTCGGCGCGATCGACTTCACGCAGGCGCATTTCTACGCCGACGAGGTCTACGACCGTGTCTCCGAGAACTGGCGCACGTACCGCACGTTCGGCAAACCGTACTTCGTCGGCGAGTTTGGCCGCGGCACCCTGCCGCGCGACGACCAGGTCGATCCCCGCGGTATCCTGCTCAGTGCCGGCCTATGGCTTGCGGCCACGACGCCCGCCGCCGGCAACGCCATGCCGTGGTGGTGGGACACGCACATCGACCCGAACGACCTCTACAAGCGTTTCGCACCCGTGGCCCGTTTCCTCGACGGCGTGGACCGCCGCGGCCGTCACGACGAGTTCCTCGAGCGCGAGATCACCATCGCTCCCGGCCGCACCGTCCGCATGCAGGGCATCGCCGACCGCACAAGCGCTTTCGTCTACGTCTACGACGCCGAGCGCATCCGCGTGCCCGATGAGGCCAAGCTGCGCGATGCCTTGCCCCGGTCGTTCGTGCTCACGCTCGACGGCATGCTCGGGGGCGATTACGCCATCGAGATCGTCCGCGCCGAATCCGGCGTCGTCGCGCAGACGCTCCAGGCCACTGCCGACGCGGGACGCCTCAGCATTGACCTCCCTCAGAGCCACGAGCCGCTCGCCATCAAAGTCACCCGCGTCGGCGCGCTCCCCGTTCAGATCGACCTCGTCCCGCAGGACGAGTGA
- a CDS encoding ATP synthase F0 subunit C, whose protein sequence is MTITTETAVTVSAYIGAAFSMGMGAIGAGIGIGTGGGEAARAAARQPSGYSNVFKTMLIGQAVTETAAIFSLMVAILLLFVGLPGEGPAGAAARLGAGFAMGFGAFGSGIGAGLANATACRAVGRRPDTSGDVTTVMLVGQSVAQSSAIFALIIALLLAFEPSRTTDVAVVLKLIGAGLCMGFGALGPGYGSGVAAMYGVYGTACNVRRKQAILRTMLLGQAVSQSTATYSLCISLVLMFAI, encoded by the coding sequence GTGACCATCACAACCGAGACAGCCGTCACCGTATCGGCCTACATCGGGGCCGCCTTCTCGATGGGGATGGGGGCCATCGGCGCCGGGATCGGCATCGGCACCGGCGGCGGCGAGGCGGCGCGGGCGGCCGCGCGCCAGCCGTCGGGCTACAGCAACGTCTTCAAGACGATGCTCATCGGCCAGGCGGTGACCGAGACGGCGGCGATCTTCTCGCTCATGGTGGCGATCCTGCTGCTCTTCGTCGGGCTGCCCGGCGAGGGGCCGGCGGGCGCGGCGGCACGGCTTGGTGCAGGCTTTGCGATGGGCTTCGGCGCGTTCGGCTCGGGCATCGGCGCCGGGCTGGCCAACGCGACCGCATGCAGAGCCGTCGGGCGCCGGCCTGACACGAGCGGCGATGTCACGACCGTGATGCTCGTCGGCCAGAGCGTGGCGCAGTCCTCGGCGATCTTCGCGCTCATCATCGCGCTGCTGCTCGCGTTCGAGCCGTCGAGGACCACCGACGTCGCGGTGGTCCTCAAGCTCATCGGCGCCGGGCTCTGCATGGGATTCGGCGCGCTGGGGCCGGGCTACGGCTCAGGCGTGGCGGCCATGTACGGCGTCTACGGCACGGCGTGCAACGTGCGCCGGAAGCAGGCCATCCTGCGCACAATGCTGCTCGGGCAGGCGGTGTCGCAGTCGACGGCCACCTACTCGCTGTGCATCTCACTGGTACTGATGTTTGCGATCTAG
- the xylB gene encoding xylulokinase codes for MVAYIGIDVGTSGTKTLLIDEWGALLASATVEYPLHHPKPGWAEQDPEDWWRATVESIRRVLADSGVGAGEVKGLGLSGQMHGTVFLDEHNAVLRPAILWCDQRTAAECDEITTTIGAAELIKHTCNPALTGFSAPKILWLRRHEPAVYARVRKVLLPKDYIRLRLSGAFAAEVSDASGTLLFDVAHRRWSDHVLDKLEIPRAWLPDVSESPEASTTLNAEAAKATGLKSGTPIVGGGGDQAAGGVGNGIVVEGLVSSTIGTSGVVFASTDSPKLDEKGRVHTFCHAVPSTWHVMGVMLSAGGSFQWLRNVLGAEEVAQARAKGVDPYEVLTANAARAPVGSEGLIFLPYLSGERTPHADPFARGVFFGLSPRHDKAALTRAVMEGVTYGLRDSLELIRAMGVEIRQIRASGGGGRSALWRQMQADVFGSPVITIDKDEGPAFGVALLAAVGTGAYASVREACEATIHVVSEVEPNAAAGAIYNEFYPIYRRLYADLKARFRETAAVVDKHHS; via the coding sequence ATGGTCGCCTACATCGGCATCGACGTCGGCACGTCGGGGACGAAGACGCTGCTCATCGATGAGTGGGGCGCGCTGCTTGCCTCGGCGACGGTCGAGTACCCGCTTCATCACCCGAAGCCCGGCTGGGCTGAGCAGGATCCCGAGGACTGGTGGCGCGCCACGGTCGAAAGCATCCGCCGCGTGCTGGCCGACTCGGGCGTCGGCGCGGGCGAAGTCAAGGGCCTCGGCCTGTCGGGCCAGATGCACGGCACGGTGTTTCTCGACGAGCACAACGCCGTGCTCCGTCCCGCCATCCTCTGGTGCGACCAGCGCACGGCGGCCGAGTGCGACGAGATCACGACGACGATCGGCGCCGCCGAGCTGATCAAGCACACGTGCAACCCGGCGCTCACGGGCTTCAGTGCACCCAAGATTCTCTGGCTGCGCCGCCACGAGCCGGCCGTCTACGCGAGGGTGCGCAAGGTGCTGCTCCCGAAGGACTACATCCGCTTGCGGCTCTCGGGCGCGTTCGCCGCCGAGGTCAGCGACGCCTCGGGCACGCTGCTGTTCGACGTGGCGCATCGCCGCTGGTCCGACCACGTGCTCGACAAGCTCGAGATCCCACGCGCGTGGCTGCCCGACGTGTCTGAGTCGCCCGAGGCATCCACGACGCTCAACGCCGAGGCGGCCAAGGCGACCGGTCTCAAGTCCGGCACGCCCATCGTCGGCGGCGGGGGCGACCAAGCGGCGGGCGGCGTCGGCAACGGCATCGTCGTCGAGGGCCTCGTCTCGAGCACGATCGGCACCTCGGGCGTCGTGTTCGCCTCGACTGACTCGCCGAAGCTCGACGAGAAAGGCCGCGTGCATACATTCTGTCACGCTGTGCCCTCGACGTGGCACGTCATGGGCGTCATGCTGTCGGCGGGCGGCTCGTTCCAGTGGTTGCGCAACGTGCTCGGGGCCGAGGAGGTTGCCCAGGCGAGAGCGAAGGGCGTGGACCCGTACGAAGTCCTGACCGCCAACGCGGCTCGCGCGCCCGTTGGCTCGGAAGGCCTCATCTTCTTGCCGTACCTGAGCGGCGAACGCACGCCGCACGCCGATCCGTTCGCGCGCGGCGTCTTCTTCGGCCTCAGCCCGCGCCACGACAAGGCGGCGCTCACGCGCGCGGTGATGGAAGGCGTCACCTACGGCCTGCGCGACTCGCTCGAGCTGATCCGCGCGATGGGCGTCGAGATCCGGCAGATTCGCGCCTCGGGAGGCGGCGGGCGCTCGGCGCTCTGGCGCCAGATGCAGGCCGACGTGTTCGGCTCGCCGGTTATCACCATCGACAAGGACGAAGGCCCTGCGTTCGGCGTCGCGCTGCTTGCCGCCGTCGGCACCGGCGCGTACGCGAGCGTGCGCGAGGCGTGTGAAGCGACCATCCATGTCGTGAGCGAAGTCGAGCCGAACGCCGCCGCCGGCGCGATCTACAATGAGTTCTACCCGATCTACCGCCGCCTCTACGCCGACCTCAAGGCGCGTTTTCGAGAGACGGCGGCGGTCGTGGACAAGCATCACAGCTAG
- a CDS encoding ParB/RepB/Spo0J family partition protein: MARKALGKGLEALIGDTEGLEPSAAREVIDLAIEQIKRSPLQPRTTFNPERLDELARSIRERGVIQPVTVRRLGDGYELVAGERRVLAAKQSGYASVPALVIEANDEEALQLALIENIQRDDLNPIEHARAYHEMASRFKLTQDQVAQRVGKDRASVANYLRLLTLPERIVKLIEEERLTFGHARALLGATTRTEQERIAKLIIERGLSVREVEALVAGARPRPKPGTRQKPSKDIHVAELEAKLSRAFGTRVSIAERGKGGRISIDYYSLDDLDRILAHWGID; this comes from the coding sequence ATGGCGCGGAAGGCGCTTGGGAAAGGTCTGGAGGCACTGATTGGCGATACCGAGGGGCTGGAGCCCTCGGCGGCGCGCGAGGTGATCGATCTGGCCATCGAGCAGATCAAGCGCAGTCCGTTGCAGCCGCGGACGACGTTCAACCCGGAACGGCTCGATGAGCTGGCGCGCTCGATCCGCGAGCGCGGCGTGATCCAGCCGGTGACGGTGCGGCGCTTGGGCGACGGCTACGAGCTGGTGGCCGGCGAGCGCCGCGTGCTGGCGGCCAAGCAGTCGGGCTACGCGAGCGTGCCGGCGCTGGTGATCGAGGCCAACGACGAGGAGGCGCTCCAGCTCGCGCTGATCGAGAACATTCAGCGCGACGACCTCAACCCGATCGAGCACGCGCGCGCCTACCACGAGATGGCCAGCCGCTTCAAGCTCACGCAGGACCAGGTGGCCCAACGCGTGGGCAAGGACCGCGCGAGCGTGGCCAACTACCTGCGGCTCCTCACGCTGCCGGAGCGGATCGTCAAGCTCATCGAGGAAGAACGGCTCACGTTCGGCCACGCCCGCGCGCTGCTCGGCGCGACGACGCGCACGGAGCAGGAACGGATCGCTAAGCTCATCATCGAGCGCGGGCTCTCGGTGCGCGAGGTCGAGGCGCTCGTCGCGGGCGCCCGGCCGCGGCCCAAGCCAGGCACGCGCCAGAAGCCGTCTAAGGACATCCACGTCGCCGAGCTCGAGGCGAAGCTGAGCCGCGCGTTCGGCACGCGGGTGAGCATCGCCGAGCGCGGCAAGGGCGGCCGAATCTCGATCGACTACTATTCGCTCGACGACCTCGACCGCATCCTGGCGCACTGGGGCATCGACTGA
- the atpE gene encoding ATP synthase F0 subunit C, producing MTGDIGRGLTLLGAGICMGFGAIGPGVGEGYAAGRACEGVSRNPDKGDLIMRTMLIGQAVSESTGIYSLVVALLMMFVVT from the coding sequence ATGACGGGCGACATCGGTCGCGGCTTGACGCTGCTCGGCGCCGGCATCTGTATGGGCTTCGGCGCAATCGGGCCGGGCGTGGGCGAAGGCTACGCGGCCGGCCGGGCGTGCGAGGGCGTCTCGCGCAACCCGGACAAGGGCGACCTGATCATGCGCACGATGCTCATCGGCCAAGCCGTGTCGGAATCCACGGGCATCTACTCGCTCGTGGTGGCGCTGCTGATGATGTTCGTCGTGACCTGA
- a CDS encoding glycosyltransferase family 39 protein, whose translation MTARRVLLLVLIAAAVSFPLGAARKLWVLDEVRYAAVVEEMHETGRWFAPYLNGQFYDHKPPLYFWLVGTLTAATGQSEFVLYTIAWLLSLACVIATYFLMRELLDEHAAWLAAVVMASSFLYAITTGIARMDFMMLCFMVLGLLAFVRGHSTGKRSHFVWFFVFCALAVLTKGPYGLLLPLIGVLVFLAWERRLGEAASPLFLVGFFGALAIIAAWLAGAVAVEGSSVLDLYLGKQTLGRATGSWAHPEPFWYYAAWLPIEMLPWTAFVPRGFVLMRRHRPTAFRLLLALAATSFVVLSAVSCKIFVYILAIWPPLAAAAAFALCDREGQGRALRIETTVTGALLVAVGTVAYTQATTFFPEKLASVTPLAIVLIGVGAVLVAAAWLPQPPMRRRVTILAVTLVVTGLVFSRLCALVLTPAFNDTMSPASAGAEMRTYADEGYAVASCGIPYGCYNYYAGVRVIPELDAAAVPSFFDENTRAVVAIRGTALDEIRDQLPESIRIEGEHVLERKPHYLLVRDDR comes from the coding sequence ATGACAGCGCGTCGCGTTCTGCTGCTCGTGCTTATCGCCGCGGCGGTGAGCTTCCCGCTTGGCGCAGCGCGCAAGCTCTGGGTACTCGACGAAGTGCGCTACGCGGCCGTTGTCGAGGAGATGCACGAGACAGGCCGGTGGTTCGCGCCGTACCTCAACGGCCAGTTCTACGACCACAAGCCGCCGCTGTACTTCTGGCTCGTCGGCACGCTCACGGCGGCCACGGGCCAGAGCGAGTTCGTGCTCTACACGATCGCCTGGCTGCTCAGCTTGGCCTGCGTCATCGCGACGTACTTCCTCATGCGCGAGCTGCTCGACGAGCACGCCGCGTGGCTTGCCGCCGTCGTGATGGCCTCGTCGTTCCTCTACGCGATTACGACGGGCATCGCGCGCATGGACTTCATGATGCTCTGTTTCATGGTCCTGGGGCTCCTGGCGTTCGTACGCGGCCACTCGACGGGCAAGCGCAGCCACTTCGTGTGGTTCTTCGTCTTCTGCGCGCTCGCCGTGCTCACCAAAGGGCCTTACGGCCTGCTTCTGCCGCTCATCGGCGTGCTCGTGTTTCTCGCGTGGGAGCGACGGCTTGGCGAAGCGGCCTCGCCCCTGTTTCTTGTCGGGTTCTTCGGCGCGCTGGCCATCATCGCCGCGTGGCTCGCGGGCGCCGTTGCCGTCGAGGGGTCGTCTGTGCTCGACCTCTACCTTGGCAAACAGACGCTCGGGCGCGCGACGGGCTCGTGGGCGCACCCGGAGCCGTTCTGGTACTACGCGGCGTGGCTGCCCATCGAGATGCTGCCGTGGACGGCGTTCGTGCCGCGTGGCTTCGTGCTCATGCGGCGCCACCGGCCCACGGCGTTCCGGCTGCTGCTCGCACTCGCAGCGACGAGCTTCGTCGTGCTCTCGGCTGTGAGCTGCAAGATATTCGTCTACATTCTCGCCATCTGGCCGCCGCTCGCAGCCGCAGCGGCGTTCGCCTTGTGCGATCGCGAGGGGCAGGGGAGGGCGCTGCGGATCGAGACAACCGTCACGGGCGCGCTGCTTGTCGCGGTCGGCACGGTGGCCTACACGCAGGCCACGACGTTCTTCCCGGAGAAACTCGCGTCGGTCACGCCGCTCGCCATCGTGCTCATCGGCGTGGGCGCCGTGCTCGTGGCCGCCGCGTGGCTGCCGCAGCCGCCCATGCGGCGCCGCGTTACAATCCTGGCGGTCACGCTCGTTGTGACGGGCCTCGTCTTCTCGCGGCTCTGCGCGCTCGTTCTCACTCCGGCGTTCAACGACACCATGTCGCCCGCGTCCGCCGGCGCGGAGATGCGCACCTATGCCGATGAAGGCTACGCCGTCGCCTCGTGCGGCATCCCATACGGCTGCTACAACTACTACGCCGGCGTGCGCGTCATTCCGGAGCTCGACGCCGCCGCCGTGCCGTCGTTCTTTGATGAGAACACGCGTGCTGTTGTCGCCATCCGCGGCACCGCCCTGGACGAGATCCGCGACCAGCTTCCCGAAAGCATCCGCATCGAGGGCGAGCACGTCCTCGAGCGCAAGCCGCATTATCTGCTCGTAAGAGATGATCGGTAG
- a CDS encoding phosphatase PAP2 family protein: MPEDDTHNHGGVPARLVPYESRALTYRSDARKLTFAILITTAACGMLLALSLLVGEANVVEWARVSGGKDEGARGFATLLLRMPRYLMYAVFFLFFIIGRDRKQRVWMHIALIVLVLELVFAGGLVRILKFVVARARPQAPSGEPFSRWDNQYNSFPSGDAADIAASISFFLYFARRNAVRWLCLAGLGAVVFERMMNKCHYPSDLIAGAYLLFVISFIVWHWFVAGFPFRRIRGWLRQDEVPELEPEPALAADDEAGVAEDEA; this comes from the coding sequence ATGCCCGAGGACGACACACACAACCATGGTGGCGTGCCCGCGCGGCTCGTGCCCTACGAGAGCCGGGCGCTCACGTACCGCTCCGACGCGCGCAAGCTGACGTTCGCGATCCTCATCACGACGGCTGCGTGCGGGATGCTGCTGGCGCTGTCGCTGCTCGTCGGCGAGGCGAACGTCGTCGAGTGGGCGCGGGTCTCCGGCGGCAAAGACGAGGGGGCGCGCGGCTTCGCCACGCTCCTGCTGCGCATGCCGCGCTACCTGATGTACGCCGTGTTCTTCCTGTTCTTCATCATCGGCCGCGACCGCAAGCAGCGCGTCTGGATGCACATCGCGCTCATCGTCCTTGTGCTCGAGCTCGTCTTCGCCGGCGGCCTCGTGCGCATCCTCAAGTTCGTCGTCGCGCGCGCCCGGCCCCAGGCACCTTCCGGTGAGCCGTTCAGCCGCTGGGACAACCAGTACAACTCGTTCCCGTCGGGCGATGCGGCCGACATCGCCGCCTCGATCTCGTTCTTCCTCTACTTCGCACGGCGCAATGCCGTGCGCTGGCTGTGTCTGGCCGGGCTGGGCGCCGTCGTCTTCGAGCGGATGATGAACAAGTGCCACTACCCGAGCGATCTCATTGCCGGCGCGTATCTGCTGTTCGTCATCTCGTTCATCGTGTGGCATTGGTTCGTCGCCGGGTTCCCGTTCAGGCGCATCCGCGGCTGGTTGCGCCAGGACGAGGTGCCGGAGCTCGAGCCGGAACCGGCGCTTGCTGCCGACGATGAGGCGGGCGTTGCGGAGGACGAGGCATGA
- a CDS encoding AtpZ/AtpI family protein: MSRDKGYLKYLALVGEIGLVIAGSIGGGLLAGVLLDRWLGTSPVLTVVLLLAGIAAGFLQMFRLLLPKDRQ, from the coding sequence ATGAGCCGGGACAAGGGCTATCTCAAGTACCTGGCGCTGGTTGGGGAAATTGGGCTGGTGATCGCCGGGAGCATCGGCGGAGGGCTTCTGGCAGGGGTCTTGCTTGACCGGTGGCTCGGTACGAGCCCGGTATTGACCGTCGTTCTGCTTCTTGCGGGTATCGCGGCAGGTTTCCTGCAGATGTTCCGGCTGTTGTTGCCGAAGGACAGGCAGTGA
- the atpB gene encoding F0F1 ATP synthase subunit A has protein sequence MSTKLKWIILLAVVLLPVILAAVQPNHDPTPDYDPLKHIGEAPPYFDLATGRFNLSGEIGEGSKMPPATAVFIYRLLMTWVIIGVVLVFAARATKRFSMVPGRVQGLGEVVVDMFDTLAKDTLGDKARSYFPLVTTLFMFILLSNWIGMLPKVWEYLGLYIGSIVAAFDPGVHVVGKFLNWYIEVPDGHWLSVVTKLPHFEEPTADLNTTLGCGLIVFFTAHAAGIKHSGFGPYFKSTFCEIDIPGAKYFPVLYIPIVILGALGELGKLVSHSFRLFGNILGGSVVMLVVITLMMRLVYVLPVAVFLQVGMNLFLGLFVGAVQAFVFAMLAMVYIAIKIPLKE, from the coding sequence ATGAGTACCAAGCTCAAGTGGATCATCCTCCTGGCGGTCGTCCTGTTGCCCGTGATCCTTGCCGCCGTACAGCCGAACCACGATCCAACACCGGACTACGATCCGCTCAAGCATATCGGCGAAGCGCCGCCGTACTTCGACCTCGCCACCGGCCGATTCAATCTGAGCGGCGAGATCGGAGAAGGCTCGAAGATGCCGCCGGCAACAGCGGTGTTCATCTATCGGCTGCTCATGACGTGGGTCATCATCGGCGTGGTGCTCGTCTTCGCCGCCCGGGCAACGAAGCGCTTCTCGATGGTGCCGGGACGCGTGCAGGGCTTGGGCGAGGTCGTCGTGGACATGTTCGACACGCTCGCCAAGGACACGCTCGGCGACAAAGCCCGAAGCTACTTCCCGCTCGTCACGACGCTGTTCATGTTCATCCTCCTGTCGAACTGGATCGGCATGTTGCCGAAGGTGTGGGAGTACCTCGGACTCTACATCGGCTCGATTGTGGCGGCGTTCGATCCGGGCGTGCACGTCGTCGGCAAGTTCCTCAACTGGTACATCGAGGTGCCGGACGGGCACTGGCTATCGGTCGTCACCAAGCTGCCGCATTTCGAGGAGCCGACGGCCGATCTGAACACGACGCTGGGTTGCGGGCTCATCGTGTTCTTCACCGCGCACGCGGCGGGCATCAAGCACTCGGGCTTCGGCCCCTACTTCAAGAGCACGTTCTGCGAGATCGACATCCCGGGCGCCAAGTACTTCCCGGTGCTCTACATCCCGATCGTCATCCTCGGCGCGCTCGGCGAGCTGGGCAAGCTGGTGTCGCACTCATTCCGCCTGTTCGGCAACATCCTGGGCGGTTCGGTGGTGATGCTGGTGGTGATCACGCTGATGATGCGGCTTGTCTACGTGTTGCCGGTCGCCGTGTTCTTGCAGGTGGGCATGAACCTGTTTCTGGGTTTGTTCGTCGGGGCGGTGCAGGCGTTCGTCTTTGCCATGCTCGCGATGGTCTACATCGCGATCAAGATACCGCTCAAGGAGTAG